One window from the genome of Mycobacteriales bacterium encodes:
- the gltX gene encoding glutamate--tRNA ligase, whose translation MSEPVRVRFPPSPTGDLHVGNVRSALFNYAFARHNGGAFVLRIEDTDLVRSTEASYRGLLDDLRWLGLDWDEGPEAGGPYGPYRQSERGGLYADVAARLRDAGFAYPCYCTPAEVEARTKAAGRPPGYDGHCRDLSEEQRAAYDAEGRSSVLRFRMPDEAITFTDLIRGPVRFEPEHVPDYVLVRSDDSPLYTLTNPTDDAMQRISHVLRGEDLLSSTPRQIPLHRALRELGLTDAPMPEFGHLPFVLGEGNQRLSKRKTPEASLQFVREQGYLPEAVLNYLALLGWSFGDDRELFSLDEMCRAFSLERVNANPARFDARKLQAINGIKVRELSPADFIGRIAPFLERAELIANPPTDAQRQLLQEATPLIQERVNLLGDAVPMLDFLLVDEDRFAIDPDAAAKQLQPESLPTLEAAQAALASVEEWTADNLQDALRMALVDGLGLKPRRAFGPVRVAVTGRTVSPPLFESVQILGRPRTTRRLSAAIDSIRAE comes from the coding sequence ATGAGCGAGCCGGTCCGGGTCCGCTTCCCCCCGTCGCCCACCGGCGACCTCCACGTCGGCAACGTCCGCTCCGCGCTGTTCAACTACGCGTTCGCGCGGCACAACGGCGGCGCATTCGTCCTGCGGATCGAGGACACCGACCTGGTCCGCAGCACCGAGGCGTCCTACCGCGGCCTGCTCGACGACCTGCGGTGGCTCGGTCTCGACTGGGACGAGGGGCCCGAGGCCGGCGGACCCTACGGGCCCTACCGGCAGTCCGAGCGCGGCGGCCTCTACGCCGACGTCGCCGCGCGGCTGCGCGACGCCGGTTTCGCCTACCCGTGCTACTGCACGCCGGCCGAGGTGGAGGCGCGGACGAAGGCGGCCGGGCGCCCGCCCGGCTACGACGGCCACTGCCGTGACCTCAGCGAGGAGCAGCGCGCGGCGTACGACGCCGAGGGCCGCTCGTCGGTGCTGCGCTTCCGGATGCCCGACGAGGCCATCACGTTCACCGACCTGATCCGCGGGCCGGTCCGGTTCGAGCCCGAGCACGTCCCGGACTACGTCCTGGTCCGCAGCGACGATTCCCCGCTCTACACCCTCACCAACCCGACCGACGACGCGATGCAGCGGATCAGCCACGTGCTGCGCGGCGAGGATCTGCTCTCCTCGACGCCGCGCCAGATTCCGCTGCACCGGGCGCTGCGGGAGCTCGGCCTCACCGATGCGCCGATGCCGGAGTTCGGCCATCTGCCGTTCGTGCTGGGGGAGGGCAACCAGCGGCTGTCCAAGCGCAAGACGCCGGAGGCGTCGCTGCAGTTCGTCCGGGAGCAGGGCTACCTGCCCGAGGCGGTCCTCAACTATCTCGCCCTGCTCGGCTGGTCCTTCGGCGACGACCGGGAGCTGTTCAGCCTCGACGAGATGTGCCGCGCATTCAGCCTCGAGCGGGTCAACGCCAACCCGGCCCGCTTCGACGCCCGCAAGCTGCAGGCGATCAACGGGATCAAGGTGCGCGAGCTCTCGCCCGCGGACTTCATCGGCCGGATCGCCCCGTTCCTCGAGCGGGCCGAGCTGATCGCGAACCCGCCGACCGACGCGCAGCGGCAGTTGCTGCAGGAGGCGACACCGCTGATCCAGGAGCGGGTCAACCTGCTCGGCGACGCCGTACCGATGCTCGACTTCCTCCTGGTCGATGAGGACCGCTTCGCGATCGACCCCGATGCGGCCGCCAAGCAGCTGCAGCCGGAAAGCCTTCCCACCCTCGAGGCGGCCCAGGCGGCGCTGGCGAGTGTCGAGGAGTGGACAGCGGACAATCTGCAGGATGCGCTGCGTATGGCGCTGGTCGACGGGCTGGGACTCAAGCCGCGGCGCGCGTTCGGTCCGGTCCGGGTCGCGGTGACCGGGCGCACCGTGTCACCCCCGTTGTTCGAGTCGGTGCAGATCCTCGGTCGGCCTCGCACGACGCGGCGGTTGAGCGCCGCGATCGACTCGATCCGTGCGGAGTAG
- a CDS encoding M15 family metallopeptidase, with translation MTARRRVLVVAVAAMIAGLVAGLMSVTSASAATGAGSPRQAAPYVPGTDGHLPNHPGGIKPNQAGDPTGSHFGQYDPGAWGWQWAGGSIPFSFQGHSFPQGVANADIATIDTKILSIIVPRMRERLCYQGDCWGYEVRNIAGSSSHSFHGYGLAIDVNAATNGQTTAPMSTSTTTLPLDTGALIRPYGAEWGGDWSSDSPRDPMHIEIHLSPAGAAGVAANIRAGGPLKGPAYAHFGSTVTLTGAATANTNTTVWLHRRGKDGYVAHTVAVNSFGVWSLRYLASDDYRYHVTTSGHLHEGLTQIDTTLSGPAHAARNSRVTITGTGRPSTTLNLRFHKQNTVGYTAGRTVQVTGNGVWSSSYVATDDYRYYTTDNTTGKPSNFGLTQVG, from the coding sequence ATGACCGCCCGCAGGCGGGTGCTGGTGGTCGCGGTGGCGGCGATGATCGCCGGACTCGTCGCCGGGTTGATGAGCGTCACCTCGGCGTCGGCCGCGACCGGGGCCGGCTCACCGCGGCAGGCGGCGCCGTACGTGCCGGGAACGGACGGGCACCTCCCGAACCACCCCGGCGGCATCAAACCGAACCAGGCCGGTGACCCGACCGGGTCGCACTTCGGCCAGTACGACCCGGGCGCGTGGGGATGGCAGTGGGCGGGCGGATCGATCCCGTTCTCCTTCCAGGGTCACTCCTTCCCGCAGGGCGTCGCCAATGCCGACATCGCCACCATCGACACGAAGATCCTCAGCATCATCGTGCCGCGGATGCGCGAGCGGCTGTGCTACCAGGGCGACTGCTGGGGCTATGAGGTCCGCAACATCGCCGGCTCGTCGTCGCACTCCTTCCACGGCTACGGTCTCGCCATCGACGTCAACGCCGCGACCAACGGGCAGACCACCGCACCGATGTCCACCAGCACGACCACCCTGCCGCTGGACACCGGCGCACTGATCCGGCCCTACGGCGCGGAATGGGGCGGCGACTGGTCCTCGGACTCCCCCCGCGACCCGATGCACATCGAGATCCACCTCTCACCTGCCGGCGCGGCAGGCGTGGCGGCCAACATCCGGGCCGGCGGCCCGCTCAAGGGCCCGGCGTACGCCCACTTCGGCTCGACCGTGACTCTGACCGGGGCGGCGACGGCCAACACGAACACGACGGTCTGGCTGCACCGGCGTGGCAAGGACGGCTATGTCGCCCACACCGTCGCAGTCAACAGCTTCGGGGTGTGGAGCCTGCGTTACCTCGCCTCCGACGACTACCGCTACCACGTGACGACCTCGGGGCATCTGCACGAAGGGCTGACCCAGATCGACACCACCCTCAGTGGGCCGGCGCACGCCGCGCGCAACTCGAGGGTGACCATCACGGGCACCGGCCGGCCGTCGACCACCTTGAACCTGCGGTTCCACAAGCAGAACACCGTCGGTTATACAGCCGGACGCACCGTCCAGGTGACCGGCAACGGCGTATGGAGCAGCAGCTATGTCGCCACCGACGACTACCGCTACTACACCACCGACAACACCACCGGAAAGCCCTCCAACTTCGGGCTGACCCAGGTCGGCTGA
- a CDS encoding YcnI family protein, protein MAAHRNPARSLTRLGLVALAALTLVVVAAVPASAHVTVHADTATQGGSAKITFRVPTEVDNASTTALRVALPRATPIASVAVQPQPGWSFRVTTAKLAKPIQTDDGPVTTAVTEIAWKADSAASAIKPGEFGEFSISAEPLPKTTSLQFPALQTYSNGTVVRWIQVAAPGAPEPEHPAPTLSLTPAGTTPEAGTTAGESHVASAPPAASGSGTALTLSIIALVIAVLGVAAGVLALRRGRIVR, encoded by the coding sequence ATGGCCGCACATCGCAACCCCGCCCGCTCGCTCACCCGGCTCGGGCTGGTCGCTCTCGCCGCACTGACCTTGGTGGTGGTCGCCGCCGTACCCGCCTCCGCGCATGTCACGGTGCACGCGGACACCGCGACCCAGGGCGGGTCCGCCAAGATCACCTTCCGGGTGCCGACGGAGGTGGACAACGCCTCGACGACCGCGTTGCGCGTCGCCCTCCCGCGGGCCACCCCGATCGCCAGCGTGGCGGTGCAGCCGCAGCCCGGGTGGTCCTTCCGGGTGACCACCGCGAAGCTGGCCAAGCCGATCCAGACCGACGACGGACCGGTCACCACCGCGGTGACCGAGATCGCCTGGAAGGCCGACTCCGCGGCGAGCGCGATCAAGCCCGGCGAGTTCGGCGAGTTCTCGATCTCCGCCGAGCCACTGCCCAAGACCACGTCGCTGCAGTTCCCCGCCCTACAGACCTACAGCAACGGCACCGTCGTGCGGTGGATCCAGGTCGCGGCACCGGGTGCTCCCGAGCCCGAGCACCCCGCGCCCACCCTGTCTCTCACTCCTGCGGGAACGACGCCGGAGGCCGGCACCACCGCAGGCGAGTCCCACGTGGCGTCCGCGCCGCCCGCGGCCTCCGGCTCCGGTACGGCACTCACGCTGTCGATCATCGCGCTGGTGATCGCCGTGCTCGGCGTGGCCGCCGGCGTGCTTGCCCTGCGCCGCGGCCGCATCGTGCGGTGA
- a CDS encoding copper resistance protein CopC — protein sequence MLTCEKAREATSAQLDGADPAVPLSDLRGHLDACGACREWRSAAAAATRRARLTATDGVPDRAEDIAAAVLAADDPVPSPGRRRARIGLAVIAAAQLAVTIPVLVLGHDHSTPMHVAHELGSFDLALAVGFLVAVFRPARAAGMAPLVGVAAVALVATAGIDLAAGRTQVSEEAPHLLAVAGCVLLWLIARGESGHGSAPARHKRNPATASPGRLRGRAAAALLIIGAGSAVAVGAVSRPAGAHAVLESTSPADGSIVRTAPQAVALRFGEPVIVPPGAVRVYDDRLRRVDQGAVDHPDGRADSVGVSLRPALPPGTYTVTWRVISADSHPVSGGFTFSVGHSSAVAGTAVSSGGGSTTVGVLLGATRLAGFVGIVLGLGSAVVLFALWPAGRRVRRARVLVWTGWGLLVAGSAGGLLLQGPYGAGAGLGQLFDSRLLSTTIETRFGTASMTRITLLLMLAALLGLAFSRRPVTVSAGAPAGPAQRQPPRWLLGAGLAVSVAILVTFAVSGHAADDTLSGLTLTSDVVHLAAIAVWIGGLALLVDCLAVRSRAADLAVVLPRYSRLAFTAVVLIAATGVFQSWREVGSWPALVDTVYGRLLLAKMGGFLVLIGLGNLARRWVHRYYLDTNPVRWFAPRLVAHADGPVPPVVDPPPATRHAEPARIPLAGLRRGLVGEVVIGLAVLVLSTILVNTAQAKETYAPHFQTTVAAAQTRLQVTVDPARTGMAMIQLRADTPSGRRQPIQQVTGALSLPAHHVGPVPVHFTRSAPGQAMAMTSFAVSGRWDLDVSVQTSAFDATTFRVAIPVQ from the coding sequence GTGCTGACGTGTGAGAAAGCGCGCGAGGCGACCTCGGCGCAGCTGGACGGTGCGGACCCGGCAGTGCCGCTGAGCGACCTGCGCGGGCACCTCGACGCGTGCGGCGCCTGCCGGGAATGGCGCTCCGCCGCGGCCGCGGCGACCCGGCGGGCCCGCCTCACTGCGACCGACGGCGTACCCGATCGTGCCGAGGACATCGCTGCCGCGGTTCTCGCCGCCGACGACCCGGTGCCGTCGCCCGGTCGGCGGCGGGCCCGGATCGGCCTGGCGGTGATCGCGGCGGCGCAGCTCGCCGTGACGATCCCGGTGCTCGTCCTCGGCCACGACCACTCGACGCCGATGCACGTGGCGCACGAGCTGGGGTCGTTCGACCTCGCGTTGGCGGTCGGCTTCCTCGTCGCGGTCTTCCGTCCCGCCCGCGCGGCGGGCATGGCGCCGCTGGTGGGTGTCGCCGCCGTTGCGCTGGTCGCGACGGCCGGGATCGATCTCGCCGCCGGGCGGACCCAGGTGAGCGAGGAGGCGCCGCACCTGCTCGCCGTCGCCGGGTGCGTGTTGCTGTGGCTGATCGCCCGAGGCGAGTCCGGCCACGGTTCTGCTCCCGCCCGGCACAAGCGGAATCCGGCGACCGCATCGCCCGGTCGGCTGCGCGGGCGGGCCGCCGCGGCGCTGCTCATCATCGGTGCCGGCAGCGCGGTCGCGGTGGGCGCGGTCAGCCGCCCAGCCGGTGCACACGCGGTGCTGGAGAGCACCAGCCCAGCCGACGGCTCGATCGTCCGCACCGCGCCACAGGCGGTCGCGCTCCGCTTCGGCGAGCCGGTGATCGTTCCCCCCGGCGCCGTACGGGTCTACGACGACCGGCTGCGCCGGGTCGACCAAGGTGCGGTCGATCATCCCGACGGCCGCGCCGACTCGGTCGGCGTATCCCTCCGGCCCGCCTTGCCGCCGGGTACCTACACCGTCACCTGGCGGGTGATCTCGGCCGATTCGCACCCCGTCTCGGGCGGCTTCACGTTCTCGGTCGGACATTCCAGTGCGGTCGCCGGTACGGCGGTCAGTAGTGGCGGCGGGAGCACCACCGTCGGCGTACTGCTGGGCGCGACGCGGCTGGCTGGGTTCGTCGGGATCGTGCTCGGGCTCGGCAGCGCGGTGGTGCTGTTCGCGTTGTGGCCGGCGGGTCGGCGGGTACGTCGGGCCCGGGTCCTGGTGTGGACCGGGTGGGGCCTGCTGGTCGCCGGTAGCGCTGGTGGCCTGCTCCTGCAGGGGCCTTACGGAGCCGGTGCCGGGCTCGGGCAGCTGTTCGATTCCCGGCTGCTGTCCACCACGATCGAGACCCGGTTCGGGACGGCCTCGATGACCCGGATCACCCTGCTGCTGATGCTCGCGGCGCTGCTGGGGCTCGCGTTCTCCCGGCGCCCGGTGACCGTGAGCGCCGGTGCCCCGGCGGGCCCGGCACAGCGACAACCGCCGCGGTGGCTGCTCGGCGCGGGTCTCGCGGTCTCGGTGGCCATCCTGGTGACCTTCGCGGTCTCCGGGCACGCCGCCGACGACACGTTGAGCGGGTTGACGTTGACCAGCGACGTCGTCCATCTGGCCGCGATCGCCGTCTGGATAGGCGGTCTGGCGCTGCTCGTGGACTGTCTCGCCGTCCGGTCTCGGGCCGCCGACCTGGCCGTCGTCCTCCCGCGCTACTCGCGGCTGGCCTTCACCGCCGTGGTCCTGATCGCGGCGACCGGCGTCTTCCAGTCCTGGCGTGAGGTCGGGTCCTGGCCGGCTCTGGTCGACACCGTCTACGGCAGGCTGCTGCTCGCGAAGATGGGCGGCTTCCTCGTCCTGATCGGGCTCGGAAACCTGGCCCGACGCTGGGTGCACCGGTACTACCTCGATACCAATCCCGTGCGCTGGTTCGCGCCACGGCTCGTCGCGCACGCCGACGGTCCGGTACCGCCGGTCGTCGACCCGCCGCCGGCGACGCGGCACGCCGAGCCGGCGCGCATCCCACTTGCAGGGCTCCGGCGCGGCCTGGTCGGCGAGGTCGTGATCGGACTGGCGGTACTGGTGCTGAGCACGATCCTGGTGAACACCGCGCAGGCGAAAGAGACCTACGCACCCCACTTCCAGACCACCGTCGCTGCCGCGCAGACTCGCCTCCAGGTGACGGTCGATCCGGCGCGCACCGGTATGGCGATGATCCAGCTACGCGCCGACACGCCATCCGGCCGGCGGCAACCCATTCAGCAGGTCACCGGCGCGTTGTCCCTGCCGGCGCACCACGTCGGTCCCGTGCCGGTGCACTTCACCCGCAGTGCCCCCGGGCAGGCGATGGCCATGACGAGTTTTGCCGTGTCAGGCCGATGGGATCTCGATGTCAGCGTGCAGACCTCCGCATTCGATGCGACCACCTTTCGCGTCGCCATTCCCGTGCAGTGA
- a CDS encoding sigma factor, with product MDALTVVLSAAGRGDHQALVSFIRDTQADVWRFAAHLVDPQSADDLTQETYLRAVRAAPSFAGRSSARTWLLAIAHRVCMDELRARTRRRRRDALLPWVNPAPVEPDVAGEVTAAALLADLDLDRRTAFVLTQLIGLSYEEAAQACGCPVGTIRSRVARARADLVQALDADRVVTLRPVRSRRSTPDLPVAPRNTLRAEG from the coding sequence GTGGATGCGCTGACGGTGGTGCTGTCAGCGGCCGGCCGCGGGGATCACCAGGCGCTCGTATCGTTCATCCGGGACACGCAGGCAGATGTGTGGCGTTTCGCCGCGCACCTGGTCGATCCCCAGAGCGCCGACGATCTCACCCAGGAGACCTACCTGCGCGCGGTACGTGCGGCGCCGTCGTTCGCAGGGCGCTCGTCCGCGCGCACCTGGCTGCTGGCGATCGCGCACCGCGTCTGCATGGACGAACTGCGCGCGCGGACCCGGCGCCGGCGCCGCGACGCCCTGCTGCCGTGGGTCAATCCCGCCCCCGTCGAGCCGGATGTTGCCGGCGAGGTCACGGCGGCCGCGCTGCTGGCCGATCTCGACCTCGACCGGCGTACCGCCTTCGTACTCACCCAGCTGATCGGGTTGTCCTACGAGGAGGCGGCGCAGGCGTGCGGCTGCCCGGTGGGCACCATCCGGTCCCGCGTCGCGCGGGCGCGGGCCGATCTGGTGCAGGCGCTGGACGCCGACCGGGTCGTCACCCTGCGCCCGGTCCGGTCTCGTCGGTCGACGCCGGACCTGCCTGTAGCTCCACGCAACACGCTCCGGGCCGAGGGTTGA
- a CDS encoding transcriptional regulator, whose translation MVDRDAGSAPDSRASIRAVAALDDDLRRGMFSYIRDVGRPVTREDAASAVGISRKLAAFHLDKLVDVGLLRAAYDEPERRGRVGRTPKTYRPTDLDVRVSIPARRHEDLSDILVDALVAEPAGGSAMQSAVQVARSHGETLGAEERHRSRAGRLGAERALTLAERVLRERGFDPTRDEPLCVRLRNCPFHPLAAQAPQVVCGINHAFLTGFLDGMHARTVQAVLNPRPGACCVELQAGPASTDETGPGAG comes from the coding sequence ATGGTTGATCGGGACGCAGGATCCGCTCCGGACTCGAGAGCGTCGATCCGAGCGGTCGCGGCACTCGACGACGACCTGCGGCGCGGCATGTTCAGCTACATCCGCGATGTCGGCCGACCCGTCACCCGGGAGGACGCGGCGAGCGCCGTGGGGATCTCCCGCAAGCTGGCCGCCTTCCACCTGGACAAACTCGTCGACGTCGGCCTGCTCCGTGCCGCCTACGACGAGCCGGAGCGTCGCGGCCGGGTCGGGCGCACCCCGAAGACCTACCGGCCGACCGACCTCGACGTCCGAGTGAGCATTCCGGCCCGCCGGCACGAGGACCTGTCCGACATCCTGGTCGATGCACTGGTCGCCGAGCCCGCGGGCGGGAGCGCCATGCAGTCCGCCGTGCAAGTGGCGCGCAGCCACGGCGAGACCCTGGGCGCCGAGGAGCGCCACCGCAGCCGCGCCGGGCGGCTCGGCGCCGAACGTGCCCTCACCCTCGCCGAGCGCGTACTCCGGGAGCGCGGCTTCGACCCGACCCGCGACGAGCCGTTGTGTGTGCGGTTACGGAACTGTCCGTTCCACCCGCTGGCCGCGCAAGCGCCGCAGGTCGTCTGCGGCATCAACCACGCCTTCCTCACCGGCTTTCTCGACGGAATGCATGCCCGGACCGTGCAGGCCGTCCTCAACCCTCGGCCCGGAGCGTGTTGCGTGGAGCTACAGGCAGGTCCGGCGTCGACCGACGAGACCGGACCGGGCGCAGGGTGA
- the folE gene encoding GTP cyclohydrolase I FolE, producing the protein MHVLPQPEQVDLVAAERAAEAFLRALGVAPDTESLRDTPARMARAYAELFTPRPFDLTTFPNDEGYDELVLARRIPLRSVCEHHLLPFMGVAHVGYLPGERILGLSKLARVVEHCASRPQVQERLTKQIAEWLNSRLRPRGVGVVIEAEHTCMTLRGVLAAGSSTVTSTLLGTLRDDARSRQEFFALTGVHA; encoded by the coding sequence CTGCACGTGCTTCCGCAGCCGGAGCAGGTCGACCTCGTTGCGGCGGAGCGGGCGGCCGAGGCGTTTCTGCGGGCACTCGGAGTGGCCCCGGACACCGAGTCCCTGCGCGACACGCCCGCACGGATGGCTCGGGCCTACGCCGAGTTGTTCACCCCGCGGCCGTTCGACCTGACGACGTTCCCCAACGACGAGGGCTACGACGAACTCGTCCTCGCCCGCCGGATTCCGCTCCGGTCGGTGTGCGAGCATCATCTGCTGCCGTTCATGGGAGTCGCGCACGTCGGCTACCTGCCGGGGGAGCGGATCCTCGGGTTGTCCAAGCTCGCCCGGGTCGTCGAGCACTGCGCGTCGCGGCCGCAGGTGCAGGAACGGCTCACCAAGCAGATCGCCGAGTGGCTCAACAGTCGGCTGCGGCCCCGCGGCGTCGGCGTCGTGATCGAGGCCGAGCACACCTGCATGACGCTGCGCGGGGTCCTGGCGGCCGGATCCAGCACGGTCACCTCGACATTGCTCGGCACGCTGCGCGACGACGCACGCAGCCGGCAGGAGTTCTTCGCGCTCACCGGCGTGCACGCCTGA
- a CDS encoding helix-turn-helix domain-containing protein: protein MLQDVVAIVDGSVHPFELAVACEVFGLDRSADGLPNFDFAVCAVDDRPFPVTGGMTLQVAHGLDRAASADLVVIPAWTVDEVPVPTEIVDALHAAVDRGATVLSVCSGVFLLAEAGLLAGRRVTCHWYHADALAERFPCLEVEADRLYVDDAPVITSAGTAAGIDACLYVVRRELGPRVANGIARRMVVPPHRDGGQAQYIQTPVPIGVADGDDLAPLLAWMQAHLDEQISVAGLAHRAHMSSRTFARRFAAATGTTPHQWLTRQRVLLSQQLLEDGGLGVDEIARRTGFGAADLLRHHFSQQVGTTPMAYRRTFQGAEDAPAIADIA, encoded by the coding sequence ATGCTTCAGGACGTGGTCGCGATCGTGGACGGGTCGGTGCACCCCTTCGAGCTCGCTGTGGCGTGCGAGGTGTTCGGCCTCGACCGGTCCGCCGACGGTCTGCCCAACTTCGACTTCGCGGTGTGCGCGGTGGACGACCGGCCGTTCCCCGTGACCGGTGGCATGACCCTGCAGGTCGCGCACGGCCTCGATCGCGCGGCGAGCGCCGACCTGGTGGTGATCCCCGCCTGGACGGTCGACGAGGTTCCCGTCCCGACCGAGATCGTCGACGCGCTCCACGCCGCGGTCGACCGGGGCGCCACCGTGCTCAGCGTCTGTTCCGGGGTCTTCCTACTCGCCGAGGCGGGCCTGCTCGCCGGCCGTCGGGTGACCTGTCACTGGTACCACGCCGACGCGCTGGCCGAGCGCTTCCCGTGCCTGGAGGTCGAGGCCGACCGGCTCTACGTCGATGACGCGCCGGTCATCACCAGCGCCGGCACGGCCGCCGGCATCGACGCCTGCCTCTACGTCGTACGCCGCGAGTTGGGTCCGCGGGTGGCCAACGGCATCGCCCGCCGGATGGTGGTGCCGCCGCACCGCGACGGCGGCCAGGCGCAGTACATCCAGACCCCCGTTCCCATCGGTGTGGCCGACGGCGACGACCTCGCACCATTGCTGGCGTGGATGCAGGCGCATCTCGACGAGCAGATCAGCGTTGCGGGGCTGGCTCACCGGGCGCACATGTCGTCGCGGACCTTCGCCCGCCGGTTCGCCGCCGCCACCGGCACTACGCCGCACCAGTGGCTGACGCGGCAACGGGTGCTGCTGAGCCAGCAACTGCTCGAGGACGGCGGCCTCGGCGTCGATGAGATCGCGCGACGTACCGGGTTCGGCGCGGCCGACCTGCTGCGCCACCACTTCAGCCAGCAGGTCGGCACCACGCCGATGGCCTACCGCCGCACCTTCCAGGGCGCCGAGGACGCGCCCGCCATCGCCGACATCGCCTAG
- a CDS encoding IclR family transcriptional regulator, protein MRTQSSGIGVLDKAVLVLSTIARTPMGLADLVEATQLPRATAHRLAVALESHRLLSRDDSGRWTTGSALRELAHTVPDPLLAAAGPVLVGLRDDTGESAQLYIRDGSERVCVLAAEPAQGLRDTVPVGARLSMSAGSAAQVLAAWSPPAEMAGLLTAAAFSARGLAEVRRRGWAQSVAEREAGVASVSAPVRDRSGAVVAAVSVSGPIQRLGRGPGARLAPLVCAAATSLSRRLGETG, encoded by the coding sequence ATGAGAACGCAGTCTAGCGGCATCGGCGTTTTGGACAAGGCGGTTCTGGTGCTCAGCACGATCGCCCGTACGCCGATGGGACTGGCCGACCTGGTCGAGGCGACCCAACTCCCCCGTGCCACGGCACATCGACTTGCCGTCGCACTCGAGTCGCACCGGCTGCTCAGCCGCGACGACTCCGGGCGGTGGACGACGGGATCGGCGCTGCGCGAGTTGGCCCACACGGTGCCGGATCCGCTGCTCGCCGCGGCCGGTCCGGTGCTCGTCGGTCTTCGCGACGACACCGGTGAAAGCGCGCAGCTCTACATCCGGGACGGATCCGAGCGGGTCTGCGTACTGGCTGCGGAGCCGGCGCAGGGTCTGCGCGACACCGTGCCGGTGGGCGCGCGGCTGTCGATGTCGGCGGGATCGGCAGCGCAGGTGCTGGCGGCGTGGTCGCCCCCGGCCGAGATGGCGGGATTGCTGACTGCGGCGGCGTTCAGTGCCCGCGGGCTGGCCGAGGTACGCCGACGCGGATGGGCGCAGAGCGTCGCCGAGCGCGAGGCTGGCGTCGCGTCGGTGTCGGCACCGGTCCGGGACCGGTCGGGTGCCGTGGTGGCGGCGGTGTCGGTGTCAGGTCCGATCCAGCGCCTCGGGCGCGGACCGGGCGCACGACTCGCGCCGCTCGTCTGTGCAGCAGCTACGTCACTCAGCCGACGGCTCGGCGAGACCGGGTGA